In Pseudomonas sp. Q1-7, the genomic window GGAGCCGCGTCTGCACGCCGGCCATAGCCTGCGCCTGCGCCTGGATGGCCAACCCTACGGCCAACCGGCCAACGTGCCGCGCCTGCAACTGGTGAACGTCGATCGCGGCGAGCACAGCCTGGCGGTGGATGTCCTCGCCGGCACCAGAGTGGTGCAGAGTAGCGCCGCCGTGACCTTCACCGTCCAGCGGGTGCACACCGGCAGCCCGGCGCTGCGCCCGCCAGCCCCCACACCCCGCCCCGGCAACTGACCGATGACCCGATTCCTGCTCCTCACCCTGCTGCTCCTGGGCCAGCCCGTACTGGCCGAGGTCTACACCTACATCGACGAAGAGGGAAACCGCGTCTTCACCGACCGTCCCAAGCCGGGCAACGCCAAGCGCCTGGAAATGGCCCCCTCCAACGAGATGGACGCACCGAAGGACATCCAGCCGCCGCCGCTCTACCCCAAGCCGATTCCCCGCGAACAGGGCTACCAGGTGCTGCGCATCCTGGTGCCCGAGCCGGACGCGACCATCCGCGACGGCGAAGGCAATTTGATCGTCAGCGCCGTGAGCGAGCCGGGTCTGCGCGGCAACCACAGCTACCGCCTGCTGCTGGACGGCAAGCCCGTCGGCGAAGCCGGCCGCAGCCCGGTTTTCCCACTGGAGAACCTGGATCGCGGCACCCATCAGTTGGCGGTGGAGATCATCGATAACCAGGGCCGGATGGTGGAGCGCACTCCCAGCCAACCGGTGCATATCGTGCGCATGTCGCT contains:
- a CDS encoding DUF4124 domain-containing protein, which gives rise to MTRFLLLTLLLLGQPVLAEVYTYIDEEGNRVFTDRPKPGNAKRLEMAPSNEMDAPKDIQPPPLYPKPIPREQGYQVLRILVPEPDATIRDGEGNLIVSAVSEPGLRGNHSYRLLLDGKPVGEAGRSPVFPLENLDRGTHQLAVEIIDNQGRMVERTPSQPVHIVRMSLSQKRLARPCKKDDYGVRPECPLKDKPEEEDDDIAILPFI